Proteins encoded in a region of the Leifsonia sp. PS1209 genome:
- a CDS encoding cation-translocating P-type ATPase produces MSDVTKSQVEGVERDDDDDDHDGPWWTDRGIMVPVLSGVAFLTGLILEWSGMEIPALVAFWIGLLLGASTFTPGAIRKLFKGKLSISLLMTISAVGAVILGYVEEAAALAFLYSIAEALEDKAMDRARGGLRALLKLVPETATVRRDGVSVEVAAKDLQAGQLMLVRPGERIATDGVVRTGRSSLDTSAITGESIPVEVEPGDTVSAGAINTAGALEVETTAAGTDNSLTTIVELVEQAQAEKGDRARLADRIARPLVPGVLILAALVAIIGSLLGDPELWITRALVVLVAASPCALAISVPLTVVAAIGSASKFGVIIKSGAAFERFGVIRHVAVDKTGTLTRNEPAVTAVLTADGITEEEALAWAAALEQHSTHPLAAAITAAAPGAAAAEGVTEQAGHGIEGTLGGARITVGSPRWLDAGTLGDRVAGLEEQGMTVVIVHRDGLSVAAIGVRDELRSEVPEVVRTLAAQGVGVTMLTGDNARTARALAAQAGIEDVRAELRPEDKAAAIGELGTHGPVAMIGDGINDAPALAAADIGIAMGATGSDAAIESADVAFTGHDLRLLPRAFDHARRGRHIINQNILLSLLIITALLPLALFGVLGLAAVVLVHEIAEVVVILNGLRAARTRKVSA; encoded by the coding sequence ATGAGCGATGTGACGAAGTCCCAGGTGGAGGGCGTCGAGCGCGACGATGACGATGATGACCACGACGGTCCTTGGTGGACCGATCGCGGGATCATGGTCCCGGTGCTCTCCGGCGTCGCGTTCCTGACCGGTCTGATCCTGGAGTGGTCCGGGATGGAGATCCCGGCGCTGGTGGCGTTCTGGATCGGCCTGCTGCTGGGTGCGTCGACCTTCACCCCGGGCGCGATCCGGAAGTTGTTCAAGGGCAAGCTGAGCATCAGCCTGCTGATGACGATCAGCGCGGTCGGCGCGGTCATCCTCGGGTATGTCGAGGAGGCCGCCGCGCTGGCGTTCCTGTACTCGATCGCCGAGGCGCTGGAGGACAAGGCGATGGACCGCGCCCGCGGCGGGCTGCGGGCGCTGCTCAAGCTCGTCCCCGAGACCGCGACCGTCCGCCGCGACGGCGTCTCGGTCGAGGTTGCCGCGAAGGACCTCCAAGCAGGGCAGCTGATGCTGGTGCGGCCGGGCGAGCGGATCGCAACCGACGGCGTCGTCCGCACGGGACGTTCCAGCCTGGACACGTCCGCGATCACCGGGGAGTCCATCCCGGTCGAGGTCGAGCCCGGAGACACAGTGTCGGCCGGTGCGATCAACACCGCCGGGGCGTTGGAGGTCGAGACGACCGCGGCGGGCACCGACAACTCGCTGACCACGATCGTGGAGCTCGTGGAGCAGGCGCAGGCGGAGAAGGGCGACCGGGCGCGTCTCGCGGACCGGATCGCGCGCCCTCTCGTCCCGGGTGTGCTCATCCTCGCTGCCCTCGTCGCGATCATCGGGTCGCTGCTCGGCGACCCGGAGCTGTGGATCACCCGCGCCCTCGTCGTGTTAGTTGCGGCGTCTCCATGTGCGCTGGCGATCTCGGTGCCGCTGACGGTGGTGGCCGCGATCGGGTCGGCGAGCAAGTTCGGCGTGATCATCAAGTCCGGTGCCGCGTTCGAGCGTTTCGGCGTGATCCGTCACGTCGCCGTCGACAAGACCGGCACCCTCACCCGCAACGAGCCCGCCGTCACCGCCGTGCTCACCGCCGACGGCATCACAGAGGAGGAGGCGCTGGCTTGGGCTGCCGCGCTGGAGCAGCACAGCACCCACCCCCTCGCCGCCGCGATCACGGCCGCCGCACCGGGAGCCGCCGCGGCCGAGGGTGTGACCGAGCAGGCCGGGCACGGCATCGAAGGCACGCTCGGCGGTGCGCGGATCACGGTCGGCAGCCCGCGCTGGCTCGACGCCGGGACGCTCGGAGACCGGGTCGCAGGGCTGGAGGAGCAGGGCATGACGGTCGTGATCGTGCACCGCGACGGTCTGTCCGTGGCTGCGATCGGCGTCCGCGACGAGCTGCGCTCTGAAGTTCCGGAAGTGGTCCGCACCCTCGCTGCCCAGGGCGTCGGTGTCACGATGCTCACCGGCGACAACGCCCGTACCGCCCGCGCGCTGGCCGCGCAGGCCGGGATCGAGGACGTGCGCGCCGAGCTGCGCCCCGAGGACAAGGCCGCCGCGATCGGCGAGCTCGGCACGCACGGGCCAGTCGCGATGATCGGCGACGGCATCAACGACGCGCCGGCCCTCGCGGCGGCGGACATCGGGATCGCGATGGGCGCGACCGGGTCGGATGCCGCGATCGAGTCCGCCGACGTCGCCTTCACCGGGCACGACCTGCGCCTACTGCCGCGCGCGTTCGACCACGCCCGCCGAGGACGGCACATCATCAACCAG
- a CDS encoding metalloregulator ArsR/SmtB family transcription factor, with translation MLTIASRLDVMNRLGRAMADPTRSRILMTLLGGPSYPAVLSRELELTRSNVSNHLTCLRDCGIVVAEPEGRQTRYEIADPHLAAALAALLDVTLAVDENAPCVDASCTVPGCCGIGAGA, from the coding sequence ATGCTGACTATTGCTTCACGCCTCGACGTCATGAACCGGCTCGGCCGGGCGATGGCGGACCCGACGCGTTCCCGGATCCTGATGACTCTGCTCGGCGGCCCAAGCTACCCGGCCGTGCTCTCGCGTGAGCTGGAGCTGACCCGCTCGAACGTCTCCAACCACCTCACCTGTCTGCGTGACTGCGGGATTGTGGTTGCCGAGCCCGAGGGGCGGCAGACGCGCTACGAGATTGCCGACCCGCATCTCGCGGCGGCGCTGGCCGCGCTTTTAGATGTCACGCTCGCGGTGGACGAGAACGCGCCGTGTGTAGATGCGTCGTGCACTGTGCCGGGCTGCTGCGGAATCGGGGCGGGCGCATGA